The following proteins are encoded in a genomic region of Hippocampus zosterae strain Florida chromosome 2, ASM2543408v3, whole genome shotgun sequence:
- the LOC127595646 gene encoding transcription factor PU.1 — protein METMAHVTELRLGGGRGSWGEATPSSCPEVDLEVIEEYLQEHSLEVQPAYMHASPLSNVVQYVHSHHSTRIIENNWSGQHAYEWHCGAPTKEYEEQAPPPAWSCSHQNQWDHVAYSDQAIVCIDSDSQSSCSQYHEYHDAPSPTSNGGGRPDKDPLLPAPFSGKRKERLFQFLFEMLQTPSMRSCIWWVQSSSGTFQFSSQNKECLAEMWGLRKGNRKTMTYQKMARALRNYARTGEIKKVKRKLTYRFDEKTLRGLQGDANKM, from the exons ATGGCTCATGTGACTGAGCTCAGGCTCGGCGGCGGTCGGGGCTCTTGGGGCGAAGCGACGCCCTCATCCTGTCCGGAGGTTGACCTGGAGGTCATCGAGGAGTATCTGCAGGAGCATTCACTAGAAGTCCAGCCTGCATACATGCATGCCTCGCCTCTGAGCAATGTGGTGCAGTACGTCCACTCCCACCACAGCACCAGGATCATAG AGAATAACTGGTCAGGTCAGCATGCCTACGAGTGGCACTGCGGTGCTCCTACGAAGGAATATGAGGAGCAAGCTCCACCCCCAGCCTGGTCCTGCTCCCATCAGAACCAATGG GATCACGTTGCCTATTCAGATCAGGCGATTGTGTGTATCGACTCAGACTCTCAGTCCAGTTGCTCGCAGTACCACGAATATCACGATGCCCCTTCTCCAACCTCTAATGGCGGAGGCAGACCCGACAAAGACCCGTTGCTTCCTGCTCCATTCTCGG GAAAGAGGAAGGAACGGTTGTTCCAGTTCCTGTTCGAGATGCTGCAGACGCCGTCAATGCGAAGCTGCATCTGGTGGGTCCAGTCCTCTTCGGGCACATTTCAGTTCTCCTCCCAAAACAAAGAGTGCCTGGCGGAGATGTGGGGGCTCCGAAAAGGGAACCGCAAGACAATGACCTACCAGAAAATGGCGCGGGCATTGAGGAATTATGCTCGCACGGGCGAAATCAAAAAAGTGAAACGGAAACTCACATATCGGTTTGATGAGAAAACGCTGAGAGGCCTCCAAGGAGATGCCAATAAGATGTAG